The following proteins come from a genomic window of Macrobrachium nipponense isolate FS-2020 chromosome 32, ASM1510439v2, whole genome shotgun sequence:
- the LOC135207186 gene encoding protein sidekick-2-like, which translates to MISSRILQAVFLLLITALMVVDAKVGGKPTQNKVGSADAGEIWEEEDDAASPPKGPHFAKDTPKSVLAAVGTPAHIPCKARNLGAKSVSWIRHKDLHVLTVGSFTFTNDERFSAHRDPSSGDWVLVLRHPQPSDSGYYECSISTKPVTAITVKLEFVTPTAELLGDGSVYLDKGSTLNLTCVVHFSPTPPEFILWYHREKLVNYGRRGGREIQVETEHRGEMTRSSLLVHNATLLDSGKYSCKPASAKKVSVVVHVLESETPEAMKTTTNGAPTVAAHNKLIFSFMTAAAAAAFCLLTKSEDDLSSQVVQLCLLFPLLSPLTSR; encoded by the exons ATGATAAGCTCTAGGATCCTCCAAGCCGTTTTCCTGCTCCTCATTACTG CTCTGATGGTCGTCGACGCCAAGGTGGGCGGGAAACCGACCCAAAACAAAGTTGGTTCCGCGGATGCCGGGGAGATCTGGGAAGAGGAGGACGACGCCGCCTCTCCTCCGAAGGGACCACATTTCGCCAAGGACACGCCCAAATCGGTCTTGGCGGCCGTGGGGACCCCTGCCCACATCCCCTGCAAAGCCAGGAACCTCGGGGCCAAGTCT GTATCCTGGATCCGCCACAAGGACCTCCACGTCCTCACCGTCGGTTCCTTCACGTTCACGAACGACGAGAGGTTCTCCGCACACCGGGACCCTTCGTCGGGGGACTGGGTACTCGTCCTGCGGCACCCCCAGCCCTCCGATTCCGGGTACTACGAGTGTTCCATCTCGACGAAGCCCGTGACCGCCATCACGGTCAAGCTGGAATTTGTCA CGCCAACGGCAGAACTCCTGGGGGATGGCAGTGTCTACCTGGACAAGGGCAGCACTCTCAACCTCACCTGCGTGGTCCACTTCAGCCCCACACCGCCCGAGTTCATCTTGTGGTATCACAGGGAGAAG CTTGTGAACTACGGCCGGAGGGGAGGGCGCGAGATCCAGGTGGAGACAGAGCACAGGGGCGAGATGACCAGGTCTTCTCTCTTGGTCCACAACGCCACTCTGCTGGATTCGGGGAAATATTCCTGTAAACCAGCCAGTGCCAAAAAAGTCTCGGTTGTAGTGCATGTCCTGGAAA GCGAGACTCCAGAGGCCATGAAAACCACCACCAACGGAGCTCCAACTGTTGCAGCCCACAACAAATTAATCTTCAGTTTCatgactgctgctgctgctgccgccttTTGCCTTCTGACCAAATCGGAGGACGATTTGAGCTCCCAAGTCGTCCAGTTGTGCCTCCTTTTTCCGTTGCTCTCTCCCCTCacttccagataa